Proteins from one Faecalibacterium sp. I3-3-33 genomic window:
- a CDS encoding glutamine--tRNA ligase/YqeY domain fusion protein, producing MADKNFLTDIIDADLAEGKVQQIHTRFPPEPNGYLHIGSAKAIYINWSIANQYGGKFNLRLDDTNPAREGEEYVNSIIEDLHWLGADPNGGIFYGSDYFDKCYEYAEKLITEGKAYVDDLTREEMREYRGSDAGKPSRPSPWRDRSPEENLDLFRRMRAGEFQEGEKTLRAKIDLASPNMNMRDPAIYRIKYAEHHRQGNKWCIYPMYDFAHPIQDAIEGITHSMCSLEFENHRPLYNWVIENIFGAEFPKQREFARLNMTNTVMSKRYLRELVEMGIVDGWDDPRMPTLCGLRRRGYTPTSIFTFVREAGISKSDNLIDMRQLEACIRSELDLTAQRRIAVLEPVNLVVDNYPADKTEYFDVANNPNREANDTTTRKVAFTRELWIDAEDFAEVPPPKFKRLTVDGEVRLMGAYIVKCTGVDKNADGSIAAIHCTADLETGNGNPADGRKVKGTIHWVSAAHCVDAEVRLYDKLFTEANMNGIPEGSDYKDYLNPESVTVRTGCKLEESLKDAKPGEKFQFVRTGFFTPDSKNPGVYNRVVTLRDSFKPAK from the coding sequence ATGGCTGATAAAAACTTTCTGACGGATATCATCGACGCCGACCTTGCCGAGGGCAAGGTGCAGCAGATCCACACCCGCTTCCCGCCGGAGCCCAACGGCTATCTGCACATCGGCAGCGCCAAGGCCATTTATATCAACTGGTCCATTGCCAACCAGTACGGCGGCAAGTTCAATCTGCGTCTGGACGACACCAACCCCGCCCGCGAAGGCGAGGAGTATGTCAACAGCATCATCGAGGACCTGCACTGGCTGGGTGCCGACCCCAACGGCGGCATCTTCTACGGCAGCGATTACTTTGATAAGTGCTATGAGTACGCCGAGAAGCTGATCACCGAGGGCAAGGCTTATGTAGACGACCTGACCCGCGAAGAGATGCGCGAGTACCGCGGCTCCGATGCCGGCAAGCCCTCCCGTCCCTCTCCGTGGCGCGACCGCAGCCCGGAGGAGAACCTCGACCTGTTCCGCCGGATGCGTGCCGGTGAGTTCCAGGAGGGCGAAAAGACCCTGCGTGCCAAGATCGATCTGGCAAGCCCCAACATGAATATGCGTGACCCGGCCATCTACCGTATCAAGTACGCCGAGCATCACCGTCAGGGCAACAAGTGGTGCATCTACCCCATGTACGACTTCGCCCACCCCATTCAGGACGCCATCGAGGGCATCACCCACAGCATGTGCAGTCTGGAGTTCGAGAATCACCGCCCGCTGTACAACTGGGTCATCGAGAACATCTTTGGTGCCGAGTTCCCTAAGCAGCGCGAGTTCGCCCGCCTGAACATGACCAACACGGTCATGAGCAAGCGCTACCTGCGCGAGCTGGTGGAGATGGGCATCGTGGACGGCTGGGACGATCCCCGTATGCCCACCCTGTGCGGTCTGCGCCGCCGCGGCTACACCCCCACCTCCATCTTCACCTTTGTGCGGGAGGCCGGTATCTCCAAGTCTGACAACCTGATCGATATGCGCCAGCTGGAAGCCTGCATCCGCAGCGAGCTGGACCTGACCGCACAGCGCCGCATTGCCGTGCTGGAGCCGGTCAATCTGGTGGTGGACAACTACCCCGCCGACAAGACCGAGTACTTTGACGTAGCCAACAACCCCAACCGCGAAGCCAACGATACCACCACCCGCAAGGTAGCCTTTACCCGCGAGCTGTGGATCGATGCCGAGGACTTTGCCGAGGTGCCGCCTCCCAAGTTCAAGCGCCTGACCGTGGACGGCGAGGTGCGTCTGATGGGTGCTTATATCGTCAAGTGCACCGGCGTAGATAAGAACGCCGACGGCAGCATTGCCGCCATCCACTGCACCGCCGACCTGGAGACCGGCAACGGCAACCCCGCCGATGGCCGCAAGGTCAAAGGCACCATCCACTGGGTAAGCGCCGCACACTGCGTGGACGCTGAGGTGCGCCTGTACGACAAGCTGTTCACCGAAGCCAACATGAACGGCATCCCCGAGGGCAGCGACTACAAGGACTACCTGAACCCGGAAAGCGTCACCGTGCGCACCGGCTGCAAGCTGGAGGAGAGCCTGAAGGACGCAAAGCCCGGCGAAAAGTTCCAGTTCGTGCGCACCGGCTTCTTTACCCCGGACAGCAAGAACCCCGGCGTGTACAACCGGGTGGTCACCCTGCGCGACAGCTTCAAGCCCGCAAAATAA
- a CDS encoding FMN-binding protein, protein MTAKMTRNILLMLAATVLMGIVLNLYIHNTGTVPAADNAAPLTDGSYTSSAQGCLSEVTVTVTVTGGKVTAVQVDASAETPELGGKAAETLAAQLTQTGSTAGVDAITGSTMTSEAIFTAMDACLAQAQ, encoded by the coding sequence ATGACCGCAAAAATGACCCGTAATATCCTGCTCATGCTGGCAGCCACCGTGCTGATGGGCATTGTGCTGAACCTGTATATCCACAACACAGGCACCGTACCCGCCGCCGACAACGCCGCACCCCTGACCGATGGCAGCTACACCTCCTCTGCACAGGGCTGCCTGAGTGAAGTGACCGTCACGGTCACTGTGACCGGCGGCAAGGTGACTGCCGTGCAGGTGGACGCCTCCGCCGAGACCCCGGAGCTGGGCGGCAAGGCCGCCGAGACACTGGCTGCCCAGCTGACGCAGACCGGTTCCACCGCCGGTGTGGACGCCATCACCGGCTCCACCATGACCAGCGAGGCCATCTTTACCGCCATGGACGCCTGCCTTGCACAGGCGCAGTGA
- a CDS encoding Hpt domain-containing protein — protein sequence MTIQECYKKMGADYQEVLGRLYNEAMISKFVRMFLQDDSFQILEEALRRGDVKEAFRGAHTLKGVCQNLGFSNLYAPTYTLTETLRAGQLEGTQEQFAKVAEQYQCTMDAIRALD from the coding sequence ATGACGATACAGGAATGCTATAAAAAGATGGGCGCAGACTATCAGGAGGTGCTGGGGCGGCTGTATAACGAAGCCATGATCAGCAAATTTGTGCGGATGTTCTTGCAGGACGACAGCTTTCAGATTTTGGAGGAAGCGCTGCGCAGGGGAGACGTGAAAGAGGCGTTCCGCGGGGCACATACCCTCAAGGGCGTGTGCCAGAATCTGGGCTTTTCCAATCTGTACGCGCCTACCTATACCCTGACCGAGACCCTGCGCGCCGGGCAGCTGGAGGGCACGCAGGAGCAGTTTGCAAAGGTGGCAGAGCAGTATCAATGCACGATGGACGCCATCCGTGCGCTGGACTAA
- a CDS encoding methionine synthase, giving the protein MAIGVPRPLAIEKPQSVNLAQAARYFGARGAPDAATLALLQKCAVPLLAAATPRAVWLLADTPALTEAGLLPGEDVHKHLAGCGQAILLAVTLGPGVDAQIRRAGVGDIAAGVASDALGSALAEQAADAAEAQLRQWAATEGKYLTGRFSPGYGDWDIAVQPLVAAALDTVRKTGLCVTDTNLMTPRKSVTALLGVSDHPVKGQLAGCGHCVLRTRCEYRKRGKTCASE; this is encoded by the coding sequence ATGGCGATCGGTGTTCCCCGCCCGCTGGCGATAGAAAAGCCGCAGAGTGTAAATCTGGCGCAGGCAGCGCGGTATTTCGGCGCACGCGGCGCGCCAGACGCCGCCACGCTGGCACTGCTGCAAAAGTGCGCGGTGCCGCTGCTGGCGGCGGCGACGCCCCGGGCGGTGTGGCTGCTGGCAGACACTCCCGCCCTGACCGAGGCCGGACTTCTGCCCGGCGAGGACGTGCACAAGCATCTGGCAGGCTGCGGGCAGGCCATTCTGCTGGCGGTGACGCTGGGACCCGGAGTGGATGCCCAGATACGCCGGGCGGGCGTGGGCGACATTGCCGCCGGGGTAGCCTCCGATGCCTTGGGCAGCGCACTGGCCGAGCAGGCCGCCGATGCCGCCGAGGCGCAGCTGCGCCAGTGGGCGGCCACGGAGGGAAAGTATCTGACCGGGCGCTTTTCGCCCGGCTACGGCGATTGGGACATCGCGGTGCAGCCGCTGGTGGCAGCGGCACTGGACACGGTGCGCAAGACCGGGCTGTGCGTCACCGACACCAACCTGATGACCCCGCGCAAGAGCGTGACTGCCCTGCTGGGGGTCAGCGACCACCCGGTAAAGGGACAGCTGGCCGGGTGCGGCCATTGTGTGCTGCGCACCCGCTGCGAATACAGAAAGAGGGGAAAGACCTGTGCAAGTGAATGA
- a CDS encoding homocysteine S-methyltransferase family protein, producing the protein MQVNELFKQSNTILLDGGMGTMLQAAGLKLGARPEELNITDPALIEGIHGQYAAAGSRIVNANTFGASAHKLAGSAYTLEQIITAGIANCKRACAPYGALTALDVGPLGELLEPSGTLAFEDAVAEYARIVKAGEAAGADLIFFETYTDLYELKAALLAAKENTHLPILASMSFEAGGRTFTGCTVESFAATARGLGADAVGINCSLGPKEIFPMAKRLAEAVPGNFPVFVKPNAGLPRADGSGYDITPQLFALQMKPYRELHLFAAGGCCGTTPEFIKLLNGTFAGCTPGRPAHRMPSVLCTPVDAVIVDGITVVGERINPTGKKRFQQALREGDMNYVLEQAVSQAEAGAQILDVNVGAPGVDEPVLMEQVVKALQSVTSLPLQLDSSNVEALARGLRVYNGKPIVNSTNGEPEKLAAILPLCKKYGAAIVGLAIDEKGIQPKAADRVAIARRITEAALAAGIPREDIYIDCLTLTASAQQEDVLATVQALEACKKELGVRTVLGVSNISFGLPCRTYLNTTFLTMAMYAGLDLAIMNPSSEEMMAAVYAYNVLTNRDKQSTKYIERFADRVPASTALAQAAKAAPAASAAEAELTGPYAALMKAVEKGLKGDAAAHTRALLAEKQPLEVVDEALIPALDIVGAKYEKGTLFLPQLLQAASAAQSAFEEIKTAIAQKGEGSASKGRIVLATVKGDVHDIGKNIVRVILENYGFEVLDLGRDVPVETVVDTVREKDVHLVGLSALMTTTLKSMEETIAALHAAQLDCKIMVGGAVLTPEYAEKIGADWYAKDAKRSADIAKEFFGV; encoded by the coding sequence GTGCAAGTGAATGAACTTTTCAAGCAGAGCAATACCATCCTGCTGGACGGCGGCATGGGCACCATGCTGCAAGCTGCCGGGCTCAAGCTGGGCGCACGCCCGGAGGAGCTGAACATCACCGACCCGGCGCTCATCGAGGGCATCCATGGGCAGTACGCTGCGGCGGGCAGCCGCATCGTCAACGCTAATACCTTCGGCGCTTCTGCCCACAAGCTGGCAGGCAGTGCTTACACGCTGGAGCAGATCATCACCGCAGGCATTGCCAACTGCAAGCGCGCTTGTGCGCCCTACGGTGCGCTGACCGCGCTGGACGTGGGCCCGCTGGGCGAGCTGCTGGAACCCAGCGGAACGCTGGCCTTTGAGGATGCCGTGGCCGAGTATGCCCGCATCGTGAAGGCGGGCGAAGCCGCCGGGGCAGACCTGATCTTTTTTGAGACCTATACCGACCTGTACGAGCTGAAAGCCGCCCTGCTGGCTGCCAAAGAGAACACTCACCTGCCCATTCTGGCCAGCATGAGCTTTGAAGCGGGCGGGCGCACCTTTACCGGCTGCACGGTGGAAAGCTTTGCTGCCACCGCCCGGGGCTTAGGGGCAGACGCCGTGGGCATCAACTGCTCTCTGGGGCCCAAGGAGATCTTCCCCATGGCAAAGCGGCTGGCAGAAGCCGTGCCCGGCAACTTCCCGGTGTTCGTCAAGCCCAACGCCGGTCTGCCCCGGGCAGACGGCAGCGGCTACGACATCACCCCGCAGCTGTTTGCCTTACAGATGAAGCCCTACCGGGAGCTGCACCTATTTGCCGCGGGTGGTTGCTGCGGCACCACTCCAGAGTTCATCAAGCTGCTCAACGGTACCTTTGCAGGCTGCACCCCGGGGCGTCCCGCGCACCGGATGCCCTCGGTGCTGTGCACCCCGGTGGATGCGGTCATAGTGGACGGCATCACGGTGGTGGGCGAGCGCATCAACCCCACCGGCAAAAAGCGCTTCCAGCAGGCACTGCGGGAGGGCGACATGAACTATGTGCTGGAACAGGCCGTCAGTCAGGCAGAGGCCGGGGCGCAGATTCTGGACGTGAACGTGGGTGCGCCCGGCGTGGACGAGCCGGTGCTGATGGAGCAGGTGGTCAAGGCGCTGCAAAGCGTGACCAGCCTGCCCTTGCAGCTGGATTCCTCCAACGTGGAAGCGCTGGCGCGGGGTCTGCGGGTGTACAACGGCAAGCCCATCGTCAACTCCACCAACGGCGAGCCGGAAAAGCTTGCCGCCATCCTGCCGCTGTGCAAGAAGTACGGCGCAGCCATCGTGGGTCTGGCCATCGATGAAAAAGGCATCCAGCCCAAGGCCGCAGACCGCGTAGCCATTGCCCGCCGCATCACCGAGGCCGCGCTGGCAGCGGGCATCCCCCGGGAGGATATCTACATCGACTGCCTCACCCTGACCGCCAGCGCCCAGCAGGAGGATGTTCTGGCCACGGTGCAGGCGCTGGAAGCCTGCAAAAAGGAGCTGGGAGTGCGCACCGTGCTGGGCGTGTCCAACATCAGCTTTGGCCTGCCCTGCCGCACCTACCTGAACACCACCTTCCTGACCATGGCAATGTACGCCGGGCTGGACCTTGCCATCATGAACCCTTCCAGCGAGGAGATGATGGCGGCGGTGTACGCCTACAACGTGCTGACCAACCGGGACAAGCAGAGCACAAAGTACATCGAGCGCTTTGCCGACCGCGTGCCCGCCAGCACCGCGCTGGCACAGGCTGCAAAAGCCGCGCCTGCCGCCAGTGCCGCCGAAGCAGAACTTACCGGCCCCTACGCCGCCCTGATGAAAGCGGTGGAAAAGGGCTTGAAGGGCGATGCCGCCGCCCATACCCGCGCCCTGCTGGCAGAAAAGCAGCCGCTGGAGGTGGTGGACGAGGCGTTGATCCCCGCCTTGGACATCGTGGGTGCCAAGTACGAAAAAGGCACCCTGTTCCTGCCGCAGCTGCTGCAGGCCGCCAGCGCCGCCCAGAGCGCCTTTGAGGAGATCAAGACCGCCATTGCCCAAAAGGGCGAGGGCAGCGCCAGCAAGGGACGCATCGTCCTTGCCACCGTTAAGGGCGATGTGCACGACATTGGCAAGAACATCGTCCGGGTCATTCTGGAAAACTACGGCTTTGAGGTGCTGGACCTTGGCCGGGACGTGCCGGTGGAGACGGTGGTGGATACCGTGCGGGAAAAGGATGTGCATCTGGTAGGCCTTTCGGCCCTGATGACCACTACCCTGAAAAGCATGGAGGAGACCATCGCCGCCCTGCACGCGGCGCAGCTGGACTGCAAGATCATGGTAGGCGGTGCCGTGCTGACCCCGGAATACGCCGAGAAGATCGGCGCGGACTGGTACGCCAAGGACGCCAAGCGCAGCGCCGACATCGCCAAGGAGTTCTTTGGGGTGTAA
- a CDS encoding helix-turn-helix domain-containing protein encodes MVDYADIGKRIRACRLAKGMTQEQLANEVGVVVTHISHIETGNSVPSLKTLIDIINALDCSADELLCIEIKKAKPVFDSWMTEQLADCSADEAKIIKETVVSLKKSLRKVYGKSSKYRYD; translated from the coding sequence ATGGTGGACTACGCCGACATCGGAAAACGCATCCGTGCCTGCCGCCTTGCAAAGGGCATGACGCAGGAGCAGCTGGCCAATGAGGTCGGCGTGGTGGTCACGCACATCAGCCATATCGAGACGGGCAACTCCGTGCCCAGCCTGAAAACGCTGATCGACATTATCAATGCACTGGACTGCTCGGCAGATGAACTGCTGTGCATCGAGATCAAAAAAGCAAAGCCGGTGTTTGACAGCTGGATGACCGAACAGCTTGCGGATTGCTCCGCCGATGAGGCAAAGATCATCAAAGAAACAGTGGTCAGCCTGAAAAAGTCGCTCCGAAAAGTGTACGGAAAATCCTCTAAATACAGATATGACTAA
- a CDS encoding DUF697 domain-containing protein, with protein sequence MRAAIEGENLPITKVIPVLAEDYRIDAKRIVPAGGLDNLVYEMSNVLDESVQKTFASIQNVSLELKQQSARKTVRNVVAAAAVTGAAPIPGSDAPVLTAAEVAMIASITAKFGLHFKREEIVSLVTALVGTTGATGIGRTTVANVLKLIPGAGTVIGGAVSAVTAATLTAALGEAYIIILSKIAKGELKMSDLSTKKGQKAMKQEFDKQLKKSKSLVS encoded by the coding sequence ATGAGAGCCGCGATCGAAGGGGAAAATCTGCCGATCACGAAGGTCATTCCGGTCTTGGCCGAAGATTACCGTATTGATGCAAAGCGAATCGTCCCGGCAGGTGGTTTGGACAATCTGGTCTATGAGATGTCAAATGTTCTGGATGAGAGCGTGCAGAAAACGTTTGCCTCCATTCAGAATGTCAGTCTGGAACTCAAACAGCAGAGCGCCAGAAAGACCGTCAGAAATGTAGTTGCTGCTGCTGCCGTGACGGGTGCGGCACCCATCCCTGGCTCGGATGCACCGGTTCTGACAGCGGCAGAGGTCGCAATGATCGCATCGATCACGGCAAAGTTTGGTCTGCATTTTAAGAGGGAAGAAATCGTGAGTCTGGTGACTGCTCTTGTGGGAACAACGGGTGCGACCGGTATTGGCAGGACGACGGTGGCGAATGTTCTCAAATTGATTCCCGGTGCAGGAACGGTCATCGGCGGCGCGGTTTCTGCCGTGACGGCAGCGACCCTGACGGCAGCGCTGGGCGAGGCTTACATCATCATTCTGTCCAAGATCGCAAAGGGAGAACTGAAGATGTCGGATCTGTCCACAAAGAAAGGCCAGAAGGCAATGAAGCAAGAGTTCGATAAGCAGCTGAAGAAAAGCAAAAGCTTAGTATCCTAA
- a CDS encoding GTPase yields MAENNKLARLNILLIGKTGVGKSTLVNNIFGKELAKAGVGRPVTKSINELKTEGSPLVIYDTPGLELGGENSLDNMLKEFVGQVKSRAYRGDTDEMFHCIWYCIDAMSGRLEPSEVKFLEKFTEKTKQFKIPVIIVLTKALREEDVEAMKKTIVEKRLPIAGIAPVLAADYSFGKDVPPVKAHGLKELVDLVYDVLPDAQKNTLAAVQVANLDLKRNAAQKAVVVAAAAAAVTGAAPIPFSDAMLLVPTQIAMLTSITVIFRLPVQKGVLRTLATAAIGITGTTVIGKTVVSNLLKMIPGAGTMAGGAISATTAAALTTALGNAYIGMLMKVCRGEMDLSELSTKKGQEFMKEEFQKQLKAKKN; encoded by the coding sequence ATGGCAGAAAACAATAAGCTTGCAAGATTGAATATCCTGCTCATTGGCAAAACAGGTGTTGGAAAAAGTACATTGGTCAACAATATTTTCGGAAAAGAACTGGCGAAGGCGGGCGTTGGCAGACCTGTCACAAAATCGATCAATGAACTCAAAACCGAAGGCTCACCGCTTGTGATCTATGATACACCGGGTCTGGAATTGGGCGGAGAGAATTCGTTGGACAACATGCTGAAAGAGTTCGTCGGACAGGTCAAGTCCCGTGCGTACCGCGGCGATACAGACGAAATGTTCCACTGCATCTGGTACTGTATTGATGCGATGTCGGGCCGTCTGGAACCGTCTGAAGTCAAATTTTTGGAGAAGTTCACAGAAAAAACAAAGCAGTTCAAGATCCCGGTCATTATCGTGCTGACAAAAGCACTCCGGGAAGAGGATGTCGAGGCGATGAAAAAGACAATCGTGGAAAAACGGCTTCCCATCGCTGGAATCGCTCCGGTCCTAGCGGCAGACTACTCGTTTGGAAAAGATGTGCCGCCTGTGAAGGCCCACGGACTGAAGGAACTGGTCGATTTAGTGTATGATGTGCTTCCAGATGCTCAGAAGAACACCCTTGCGGCGGTCCAGGTGGCAAATCTGGATCTGAAGCGGAACGCAGCGCAGAAAGCAGTGGTAGTTGCTGCGGCTGCAGCGGCTGTTACCGGTGCAGCACCGATACCCTTCTCTGACGCCATGCTCCTGGTCCCGACTCAGATAGCGATGCTGACGAGCATTACGGTGATATTCCGTCTCCCGGTCCAGAAAGGCGTATTGCGAACGCTGGCAACGGCAGCAATCGGTATCACGGGAACGACAGTCATCGGAAAAACAGTGGTCTCCAATCTGCTGAAAATGATCCCGGGCGCAGGCACTATGGCGGGCGGTGCCATCTCGGCGACGACAGCAGCAGCTCTGACAACTGCGCTGGGAAATGCCTATATCGGGATGCTGATGAAAGTCTGCAGGGGCGAAATGGACCTGAGTGAGCTGTCTACCAAAAAAGGTCAGGAGTTTATGAAGGAAGAATTCCAAAAACAGCTGAAAGCAAAGAAAAATTAA
- a CDS encoding helix-turn-helix transcriptional regulator: MRNSRLDRILYIQQVLVQGGVLNKQQTADRFGVSEKTIQRDLDTLRSYFADSEPRREILYNSAKGGYLLDDTLSRFLTSSEILAVCKILLESRSMVKEEMFPILDKLVQVCTPLDRLNQVKDLISNERFHYVEPQHGRKFIESLWEIGTAIENHNLMEITYCRTHDSETRVRTIEPVGILFSEYYFYLAAFIEGIDKDKHFQNPQDNSPTIYRIDRIQNYKTLDRHFAQRYTDRFQEGEMRKRIQFMYGGALQTIRFEYTGPSLESVLDRLPTAKVLQVTEKGWILEAEVFGTGIQMWVRSQGDYVKVIPCNG, translated from the coding sequence ATGCGTAATAGTAGATTAGACCGGATACTCTACATCCAGCAGGTGCTGGTACAGGGCGGTGTGCTGAACAAACAGCAGACGGCTGACCGCTTCGGCGTCAGTGAGAAAACCATTCAGCGCGACCTTGACACCCTGCGCAGCTACTTTGCAGACAGCGAGCCGCGCCGGGAAATCTTATACAACTCCGCAAAGGGCGGTTATCTGCTGGATGACACGCTTTCGCGTTTCCTTACCAGCAGCGAGATTCTGGCAGTGTGCAAGATCCTGCTGGAGAGCCGCTCCATGGTCAAGGAGGAGATGTTCCCTATTCTGGACAAGCTGGTGCAGGTGTGCACCCCGCTGGACCGATTGAATCAGGTCAAAGATCTCATCAGCAACGAACGTTTTCATTATGTTGAGCCGCAGCATGGCCGGAAGTTTATCGAGAGCCTGTGGGAGATCGGCACTGCGATCGAAAACCACAACCTGATGGAAATTACCTACTGCCGCACCCATGACAGCGAGACCCGCGTGCGCACCATTGAGCCGGTGGGCATCCTGTTCAGTGAGTATTATTTCTATCTGGCAGCGTTCATCGAGGGCATCGACAAGGATAAGCATTTCCAGAACCCGCAGGATAACTCCCCCACCATTTACCGCATCGACCGCATTCAGAACTATAAGACCCTCGACCGGCACTTTGCCCAGCGCTATACCGACCGCTTTCAGGAGGGCGAGATGCGCAAGCGCATCCAGTTCATGTACGGCGGCGCGTTGCAGACCATCCGGTTCGAGTATACCGGGCCAAGTCTGGAATCGGTGCTCGACCGTCTGCCTACTGCAAAAGTCTTGCAGGTGACAGAGAAGGGCTGGATTTTGGAAGCGGAAGTGTTTGGCACGGGCATCCAGATGTGGGTAAGAAGTCAGGGAGACTATGTGAAGGTGATTCCGTGCAATGGGTAA
- a CDS encoding DUF4869 domain-containing protein, whose amino-acid sequence MLNIYFGDMPEAVYNTSVYFNYTYEDEWLTSDFAKEVIKKIDKSDVKGPHAVESPVLGVISPEKLSGGTKTLLLMANDPEKVFNASTCGDNCAPFILKLAKKKDLTINLRHLMDFGKKKFPVDIKVLNTGDVVHSMEELMPIAFQFV is encoded by the coding sequence ATGCTGAACATCTACTTTGGAGATATGCCGGAGGCTGTCTACAATACTTCGGTCTATTTTAACTATACCTACGAGGACGAGTGGCTGACTTCTGACTTTGCCAAAGAGGTCATCAAGAAAATTGATAAGTCCGATGTCAAAGGCCCTCATGCGGTGGAAAGCCCGGTTCTGGGGGTCATCTCGCCGGAAAAACTGTCTGGAGGCACGAAAACGCTGTTGCTGATGGCAAACGACCCGGAAAAGGTATTCAATGCCTCAACTTGCGGTGACAACTGCGCACCCTTCATTCTGAAGCTGGCGAAAAAGAAGGACTTGACCATCAACCTGAGGCATCTCATGGACTTTGGTAAGAAAAAATTCCCGGTGGATATAAAAGTCCTGAACACCGGTGATGTGGTGCACAGCATGGAAGAACTGATGCCGATTGCATTTCAGTTTGTGTGA
- a CDS encoding helix-turn-helix domain-containing protein, whose translation MLDTYPDVLSFRQVMEITHVGRNLLLRLLNSGEIPAFKMGKLWKVYKQDLIQYMSQCQ comes from the coding sequence ATGCTAGACACCTATCCCGATGTCCTGAGCTTCCGGCAGGTCATGGAAATTACGCATGTTGGCAGAAATCTACTGCTGCGTCTTCTGAACAGCGGCGAAATTCCCGCCTTCAAGATGGGAAAACTCTGGAAGGTTTACAAGCAAGACCTGATCCAGTATATGAGCCAATGTCAGTGA
- a CDS encoding helix-turn-helix domain-containing protein encodes MVDYADIGKRIRACRLAKGMTQEQLANEVGVVVTHISHIETGNSVPSLKTLIDIINALDCSADELLCIEIKKAKPVFDSWMTEQLADCSADEAKIIKETVVSLKKSLRKVYGKSSKYRYD; translated from the coding sequence ATGGTGGACTACGCCGACATCGGAAAACGCATCCGTGCCTGCCGTCTGGCAAAGGGCATGACGCAGGAACAGCTGGCCAATGAGGTCGGCGTGGTGGTCACGCACATCAGCCATATCGAAACAGGCAACTCCGTGCCCAGCCTGAAAACGCTGATCGACATCATCAACGCACTGGACTGTTCGGCGGACGAGTTGCTGTGCATCGAAATCAAAAAAGCAAAGCCGGTGTTCGACAGCTGGATGACCGAACAGCTTGCAGATTGCTCTGCCGATGAAGCAAAGATCATCAAAGAAACGGTGGTCAGCCTGAAAAAATCGCTCCGAAAAGTGTACGGAAAGTCCTCTAAATACAGATATGACTAA